A section of the Oryzias latipes chromosome 10, ASM223467v1 genome encodes:
- the nsdhl gene encoding sterol-4-alpha-carboxylate 3-dehydrogenase, decarboxylating: MATRLRPSSKRCAVIGGSGFLGRHLVEKLLERGYSVSVFDIRQSYELPGVTFHQGDLCDKQALLSALQDVSLVFHCASPAPGSDDRKLFERVNVVGTQTVIQACIEAGVQKLVLTSSASVVYEGTDIKNGKEDLPYAKKPIDYYTQTKIEQEKLVLGACNKQKGFLTVAIRPHGIFGPRDPQLVPILVDTARRGKMKFIIGNGANLVDFTYVENVVHGHILAAEHLRPDSPICGKAYHITNDEPIPFWDFMSEVLVGLGYAAPRFHLPYRLVYGLALLLWLLSVLLRPFVAFKPTFTPMRVALAGTFHYYSCQRAKEHLGYKPVVSLKEGIACTVQSYPHLKSGA, translated from the exons CGCGGTGATCGGGGGATCCGGCTTCTTGGGCAGACACCTGGTGGAGAAGCTGCTGGAGCGGGGCTACTCTGTCTCTGTGTTTGACATCCGGCAGAGCTACGAGCTGCCAGGCGTCACCTTTCACCAAGGAGACCTCTGCGACAAGCAG GCTTTGCTGTCAGCTCTGCAGGATGTGTCACTAGTCTTTCACTGCGCCTCCCCAGCTCCTGGAAGCGATGACCGCAAGTTATTTGAAAGGGTCAACGTCGTGGGAACGCAAACGGTTATCCAAGCATGCATCGAGGCTGGGGTGCAG AAACTGGTTTTGACCAGCAGTGCCAGTGTGGTGTATGAAGGGACGGATATTAAGAATGGAAAGGAAGATCTGCCGTACGCCAAGAAGCCTATTGATTATTACACGCAGACCAAAATTGAGCAGGAGAAG TTGGTTCTTGGGGCGTGCAACAAGCAGAAAGGTTTCCTCACAGTTGCTATCCGACCTCATGGCATTTTCGGCCCACGGGACCCACAGCTGGTTCCTATCCTAGTAGACACAGCTCGGCGGGGAAAAATGAAGTTTATTATTGG CAATGGGGCCAATCTGGTAGATTTCACATATGTGGAGAATGTCGTTCATGGACACATCCTGGCTGCTGAGCATCTGAGACCAGACTCTCCCATCTGTGGGAAG GCGTATCACATCACCAATGATGAGCCAATTCCCTTTTGGGACTTCATGTCGGAGGTTTTGGTGGGTCTGGGATACGCAGCGCCGCGCTTTCACCTCCCTTACCGCCTGGTTTACGGACTGGCCCTTCTCCTCTGGCTGCTGAGCGTGCTCCTGCGTCCTTTTGTTGCCTTCAAACCAACATTCACACCCATGAGAGTGGCTTTGGCCGGAACCTTCCACTACTACAGCTGCCAACGGGCCAAAGAGCACCTGGGCTACAAACCAGTGGTCAGCTTGAAGGAGGGGATCGCATGCACAGTTCAGAGCTACCCCCACCTCAAAAGTGGCGCTTGA